A single window of Lynx canadensis isolate LIC74 chromosome C2, mLynCan4.pri.v2, whole genome shotgun sequence DNA harbors:
- the RAP2B gene encoding ras-related protein Rap-2b, whose amino-acid sequence MREYKVVVLGSGGVGKSALTVQFVTGSFIEKYDPTIEDFYRKEIEVDSSPSVLEILDTAGTEQFASMRDLYIKNGQGFILVYSLVNQQSFQDIKPMRDQIIRVKRYERVPMILVGNKVDLEGEREVSYGEGKALAEEWSCPFMETSAKNKASVDELFAEIVRQMNYAAQPNGDEGCCSACVIL is encoded by the coding sequence ATGAGAGAGTACAAAGTGGTGGTGCTGGGCTCGGGCGGCGTGGGCAAGTCCGCGCTCACCGTGCAGTTCGTGACGGGCTCCTTCATCGAGAAGTACGACCCCACCATCGAGGACTTCTACCGCAAGGAGATTGAGGTGGACTCGTCGCCGTCGGTGCTGGAGATCCTGGACACGGCGGGCACGGAGCAGTTCGCGTCCATGCGGGACCTGTACATCAAGAACGGCCAGGGCTTCATCCTCGTCTACAGCCTCGTCAACCAGCAGAGCTTCCAGGACATCAAGCCCATGCGGGACCAGATCATCCGCGTGAAGCGGTACGAGCGTGTGCCCATGATCCTAGTGGGCAACAAGGTGGACCTGGAGGGCGAGCGAGAGGTCTCGTACGGCGAGGGCAAGGCCCTGGCCGAGGAGTGGAGCTGCCCCTTCATGGAGACGTCGGCCAAAAACAAAGCCTCTGTGGACGAGCTGTTCGCCGAGATCGTGCGGCAGATGAACTACGCGGCGCAGCCCAACGGCGACGAGGGCTGCTGCTCGGCCTGCGTGATCCTCTGA